The genomic stretch GCCCTCACTCATTCAGTAAAGTCGTTAGATATTAGTATGGAAATTATATAATCGTTAGTTAGTCATTAGTGAATAGCATATAGTAAAGAAATAATAAAAAGTACGAAAAGAAATCCATATCTCCTGTATCGTGAATCGTATCTAGCTAAGAAAAAAAGAAACCAGAAGCCAGTTTTTAGGAGTCAGAGAATTATCCACAGATGACGTTGAAGAAGTAAAGGTTTGATTTCTCGAGCTCGCAATAATGTAAGCGCCATACGCCACTTGCTAACATACACAATATCGATAAAAAATATACTATACGAATTAATATCCATTATCAATTAGTTAATTGGTAAATTAAGGCTTATTCATCTCATATATCATCCGTAATCCCTGTAAGGTCAAGAAAGAATTAATTTTATCAATTAGTTTACATTCATTTCCTATCAATTCAGCTTGACCACCAGTAGCAACTACTACAGAATCTTCTCCTAATTCTCTCTTAAATCGTCTAATTAATTCATTAGTTAAGCCAAGATAGCCAAAGAACATTCCTGATTGCATAGCGGTAATAGTATTGCTACCTATTGAATGTTTAGGTTTTATTATTTCTATCTTGGGTAATTTTGCCGTCTTTTCAAATAGAGCTTCTGCCGAAATTTCTATCCCTGGAGTGATTGCTCCTCCCAGATAAACCCCCTCTTTATTAACCGCACAAAATGTAGTAGCTGTTCCAAAATCTACAATTATTACGGGTCCACCATATAATTTATAAGCAGCAATGGCATTGACAATTCTATCTGCTCCTACTTCTTTGGGATTATCTGTTTTAATATAAATTTCGGTTTTTATTCCCGGCCCTACAATAAGGGGAGAAACTTTAATATAATCCACAGACATCTTTTTTAATATCCAGGTTACAGGCGGAATAACACAAGAAATAACGACTGATTCAATTTCTGAAAAGGTTATATTGGTATCAAAAAGCAAGCTCTTGACCAACATTCCATATTCATCTTCTGTTTTATTTCGATCAGTTGAAATTCTCCAATGACCTAATAATTTCTCTTCTTTATATACCCCAATTACCGTATGGGTATTACCTACATCAATGACTAAAATCAATATATCC from Candidatus Atribacteria bacterium encodes the following:
- a CDS encoding type III pantothenate kinase, with product MILVIDVGNTHTVIGVYKEEKLLGHWRISTDRNKTEDEYGMLVKSLLFDTNITFSEIESVVISCVIPPVTWILKKMSVDYIKVSPLIVGPGIKTEIYIKTDNPKEVGADRIVNAIAAYKLYGGPVIIVDFGTATTFCAVNKEGVYLGGAITPGIEISAEALFEKTAKLPKIEIIKPKHSIGSNTITAMQSGMFFGYLGLTNELIRRFKRELGEDSVVVATGGQAELIGNECKLIDKINSFLTLQGLRMIYEMNKP